One genomic region from Gemmatimonadota bacterium encodes:
- a CDS encoding manganese transporter, with product MYRFFIMAGVLLLCACGGGETPPVEQDKKLVVCTTGMVGDLVRHVAGDRAEVISLMGPGIDPHYYKATQGDLQKLSRADVIFYNGLFLEGKLEGIFEKMARSKTVIPVSRDISKERLRKPVAGKGEHDPHIWFDVSMWAETLSVVVQTLSGRDADGAGVFRANAEAYRKQLLDLDAWAKAQIGRIPSDQRVLITAHDAFGYFGLAYGIEVRGLQGISTVAEYGVNDVSLLVDFIVKRRVKAIFVESSVPERSINAVREGCKAQGWNVAIGGTLYSDAMGPAGSGADTYIGMVRSNVNTIVEVLK from the coding sequence ATGTATAGATTTTTCATTATGGCTGGTGTTTTATTGCTGTGCGCGTGTGGCGGAGGCGAAACGCCGCCGGTTGAACAGGATAAAAAGCTGGTGGTGTGTACGACCGGAATGGTCGGCGATCTGGTGCGCCATGTTGCAGGGGATCGCGCTGAGGTGATTTCCCTGATGGGGCCTGGAATTGACCCGCATTATTACAAGGCGACGCAGGGCGATTTGCAGAAACTGTCTCGAGCGGATGTGATATTTTACAATGGTCTCTTTCTGGAAGGCAAGCTGGAAGGTATTTTTGAAAAGATGGCGCGCAGCAAGACGGTGATTCCAGTATCGCGGGATATTTCCAAAGAGAGGCTGCGGAAACCGGTTGCTGGAAAAGGGGAGCACGATCCACATATCTGGTTTGACGTCAGCATGTGGGCAGAGACCCTGTCCGTAGTTGTCCAGACGCTGAGCGGGCGTGACGCCGATGGTGCAGGTGTGTTTCGCGCCAATGCCGAGGCGTATCGCAAGCAATTGCTCGATCTCGACGCCTGGGCAAAAGCGCAGATTGGGCGCATTCCCAGCGACCAGCGCGTGTTGATTACAGCACACGACGCCTTTGGATATTTTGGTCTTGCTTACGGCATTGAAGTGCGCGGGCTTCAGGGAATTTCGACTGTGGCCGAATACGGCGTCAACGATGTGTCGCTGCTGGTAGATTTTATCGTCAAACGGCGGGTAAAAGCCATTTTTGTGGAAAGCAGTGTGCCCGAGCGTTCGATCAATGCCGTGCGCGAAGGGTGCAAGGCGCAGGGATGGAATGTTGCAATTGGTGGAACTCTGTATTCCGACGCGATGGGACCTGCGGGCAGTGGGGCCGATACGTACATCGGCATGGTAAGGTCAAATGTGAACACAATTGTCGAGGTATTAAAATAA